A window of the bacterium genome harbors these coding sequences:
- a CDS encoding glycine--tRNA ligase — MSSLEPIVSLAKRRGFIFQSSEIYGGLASCYDYGPLGVELKRNIKNAWWNYMVTSRDNVVGIDASIIMHPKVWESSGHVQSFTDPLVECAGCGLRARQDHLEDTIKANPKCKEGKQHSFGSPRMFNLMFKTHLGAVEDSSTQVYLRPETAQGIFVNFMNVTDSTRVKIPFGIAQQGKSFRNEITTRNSIFRTCEFEQMEMEFFCKPGTDDEWFSYWKQERMNWFYELGVTKERLRFRDHDKDELAHYSKACTDVEYLFPFGWSELEGIACRGNYDLTQHSQGSGKKLLWRDQVTNESYLPHVVEPALGTDRSLLMFLIDAYAEEVVEENPRTVLRLHPKLAPCKFAIFPLMKKDGQPERAEAIYKDLRKITAATFDDSGSIGKRYRRQDEAGTPYCITIDHQTMEDQTVTIRDRDTLEQKRITANEVLDLARSIGN; from the coding sequence ATTTCATCCCTCGAACCAATTGTCTCCTTAGCAAAACGTCGCGGCTTTATTTTTCAGTCCAGCGAAATTTATGGTGGCCTTGCCTCTTGCTACGATTACGGTCCATTAGGCGTGGAACTCAAGCGCAATATCAAAAACGCTTGGTGGAATTATATGGTGACCTCACGTGACAACGTCGTCGGGATTGACGCTTCAATTATTATGCACCCAAAAGTGTGGGAGTCATCTGGACACGTGCAAAGTTTTACCGATCCGCTAGTCGAGTGTGCGGGCTGTGGACTGCGTGCCCGACAAGACCATCTTGAGGACACAATTAAGGCAAATCCAAAATGTAAGGAAGGCAAACAACATAGTTTTGGATCTCCACGAATGTTTAACTTGATGTTTAAAACACATCTTGGCGCAGTTGAAGATAGTTCGACTCAAGTCTATTTGCGCCCCGAAACAGCTCAAGGTATTTTCGTAAACTTCATGAACGTTACAGACTCTACCCGAGTTAAAATTCCTTTTGGTATCGCCCAGCAAGGTAAGTCCTTCCGCAACGAAATCACTACGCGTAACTCGATATTTCGCACTTGCGAATTTGAGCAAATGGAAATGGAATTTTTCTGTAAACCTGGCACTGATGACGAGTGGTTTAGCTATTGGAAACAAGAGCGCATGAACTGGTTTTATGAGTTAGGCGTCACCAAGGAGCGCTTACGTTTTCGTGACCATGACAAGGATGAATTAGCTCATTACTCTAAGGCTTGCACTGATGTGGAATATTTATTCCCTTTTGGCTGGTCTGAACTTGAAGGCATTGCTTGTCGGGGCAATTACGACCTGACGCAACACAGTCAAGGTAGCGGGAAAAAACTCCTTTGGCGTGACCAGGTAACAAACGAAAGCTATCTACCGCATGTAGTTGAACCTGCGCTGGGCACAGATCGATCGCTTTTGATGTTTTTAATCGACGCTTATGCTGAAGAAGTTGTCGAAGAAAATCCACGTACCGTGCTGAGGCTCCATCCAAAATTGGCACCATGCAAGTTTGCAATTTTCCCTTTGATGAAAAAAGATGGGCAGCCCGAGCGTGCTGAAGCAATTTACAAGGATCTGCGTAAAATTACGGCAGCAACTTTCGATGACAGTGGCTCGATTGGCAAACGTTATCGCCGCCAAGATGAAGCAGGAACTCCTTATTGCATCACGATCGACC